A genomic stretch from Arvicanthis niloticus isolate mArvNil1 chromosome 12, mArvNil1.pat.X, whole genome shotgun sequence includes:
- the Chrd gene encoding chordin isoform X2, with the protein MPSLPAPPAPRLLLGLLLLGSRPAGGTGPEPPSLPIRSEKEPLPVRGAAGCSFGGKVYALDETWHPDLGEPFGVMRCVLCACEAPQWARRGRGPGRVSCKNIKPQCPTLACRQPRQLPGHCCQTCPQERSNLDPQPAGLVFEYPRDPEHRSYSDRGEPGVGERTRADGHTDFVALLTGPRSQAVARARVSLLRSSLRFSISYQRLDRPSRVRFTDPTGNILFEHPAAPTQDGLVCGVWRAVPRPSVRLLRAEQLRVALVTPTHPSGEVWGPLIWQGALAAETFSAILTLEDPQQWGVGGIALLTLSDTEDSLHFLLLFRGLLGGLAQVPLKLQILHEGQPLRELQANTSAQEPGFAEVLPSLTDQEMGWLVLGELQMVLEQASGPELRISGYITTRQSCDVLQSVLCGADALIPVQTGAAGSASFILLGNGSLIYQVQVVGTGSEVVAMTLETKPQRKNQRTVLCHMAGLQLGGHMAVGMCSGLGARGAHMLLQNELFLNIGTKDFPDGELRGHVTALCYSGHSARYDRLPVPLAGALVLPPVRSQAAGHAWLSLDTHCHLHYEVLLAGLGGSEQGTVTAHLLGPPGMPGPQRLLKGFYGSEAQGVVKDLEPVLLRHLAQGTASLLITTKNSPRGELRGQVHIASQCEVGGLRLASEGVRMPLSSNGEAAMSPILPAGPGPEAPVPAKHGSSGRPRDPNTCFFEGQQRPHGARWAPNYDPLCSLCTCQRRTVICDPVVCPPPSCPHPVQALDQCCPVCPEKQRSRDLPSLPHLEPGEGCYFDGDRSWRAAGTRWHPVVPPFGLIKCAVCTCKGATGEVHCEKVQCPRLACAQPVRANPTDCCKQCPVGSGTHAKLGDPMQADGPRGCRFAGQWFPENQSWHPSVPPFGEMSCITCRCGAGVPHCEREDCSLPLSCGSGKESRCCSHCTAQRSSETRTLPELEKEAERS; encoded by the exons ATGCCGAGCCTCCCGGCCCCGCCGGCCCCGCGGCTGCTCCTCGGGTTGCTGCTGCTCGGCTCGCGGCCGGCCGGTGGCACTGGCCCTGAGCCCCCCTCACTGCCCATCCGTTCCGAGAAGGAGCCGCTGCCTGTCCGGGGAGCGGCAG GCTGCTCCTTCGGCGGGAAGGTCTATGCCTTGGACGAGACGTGGCACCCGGACCTGGGGGAGCCTTTTGGGGTGATGCGCTGCGTGCTGTGCGCCTGTGAAGCG CCTCAGTGGGCTCGCCGTGGGAGGGGCCCTGGCAGGGTCAGCTGCAAGAACATCAAACCTCAGTGCCCCACCCTGGCCTGCAGGCAGCCGCGCCAGCTGCCAGGACACTGCTGCCAGACCTGCCCGCAGG AGCGCAGCAATTTGGATCCACAGCCCGCTGGCCTGGTCTTCGAGTATCCAAGAGACCCAGAGCATCGCAGTTACAGCGATCGGGGGGAACCCGGCGTTGGGGAGCGGACACGTGCTGATGGCCACACGG ACTTCGTGGCGCTGCTGACAGGACCGAGGTCGCAGGCGGTAGCTCGTGCTCGAGTCTCTCTGCTGCGTTCAAGTTTACGCTTCTCTATCTCCTACCAGCG GCTGGACCGTCCCAGCAGGGTTCGGTTCACAGATCCCACAGGCAACATCCTGTTTGAACACCCTGCAGCCCCCACCCAGGATGGCCTG GTCTGTGGGGTATGGCGGGCAGTACCTCGACCGTCTGTGAGGCTCCTGAGAGCAGAGCAGCTGCGTGTAGCCCTTGTGACACCCACCCACCCTTCAGGAGAAGTCTGGGGGCCTCTCATTTGGCAGGGTGCTCTCGCTGCGG AGACCTTCAGTGCCATCCTGACCCTGGAAGACCCACAGCAGTGGGGTGTGGGGGGCATAGCCCTGCTCACTCTCAGTGACACAGAAGATTCCTTACATTTTTTGCTGCTCTTCCGGGGTCTGCTGGGAG GACTAGCTCAGGTTCCCTTGAAGCTTCAAATTCTCCACGAGGGGCAGCCACTTCGAGAGCTCCAGGCCAACACCTCAGCTCAG GAGCCAGGTTTTGCTGAGGTGCTGCCCAGCCTTACAGACCAAGAGATGGGCTGGTTGGTGCTGGGGGAGCTGCAGATGGTCCTAGAGCAGGCAAGTGGGCCAGAGCTACGCATCAGCGGATACATTACTACCAGGCAGAGCTGTGATG TCCTTCAAAGTGTACTTTGTGGGGCTGATGCCCTGATCCCAGTCCAGACGGGTGCCGCTGGCTCAGCCAGCTTCATACTGCTAGGAAATGGCTCCCTTATTTATCAG GTGCAAGTGGTAGGTACAGGTAGCGAGGTGGTGGCCATGACACTGGAGACCAAGCCTCAGCGGAAGAACCAGCGCACTGTCCTGTGCCACATGGCTGGACTCCAGCTGGGAGGACACATG GCTGTGGGTATGTGCTCTGGGCTGGGTGCCCGAGGGGCTCACATGCTGCTACAGAATGAGCTGTTCCTGAATATTGGTACCAAGGACTTCCCAGATGGAGAGCTTCGGGGGCATGTGACTGCCCTATGCTACAGTGGGCACAGTGCCCGCTATGACA GATTGCCTGTGCCTCTGGCAGGAGCACTAGTGCTGCCCCCTGTGCGGAGTCAGGCAGCAGGGCATGCCTGGCTCTCCTTGGATACACATTGTCACTTACACTATGAGGTTCTATTGGCTGGGCTTGGTGGCTCAGAGCAAGGGACTGTCACTGCTCACCTCCTCGGGCCTCCTGGGATGCCAGGACCCCAGCGGCTGCTGAAGGGATTCTATGGCTCAGAG GCTCAGGGTGTGGTAAAGGATCTGGAGCCTGTGCTGCTGCGGCACCTGGCACAGGGCACTGCCTCCCTGCTGATCACCACCAAGAATAGCCCCAGAGGAGAATTACGTGGTCAG GTGCACATTGCCAGTCAGTGTGAGGTGGGAGGCCTGCGCCTGGCCTCAGAAGGAGTGCGGATGCCCTTGTCTTCAAATGGAGAGGCAGCTATGTCACCCATTCTGCCTGCTGGGCCTGGCCCCGAAGCCCCAGTACCAGCCAAACATGGCAGCTCTGGGAGGCCCCGAGATCCTAACACATGTTTCTTCGAGGGGCAGCAGCGTCCCCACGGGGCTCGCTGGGCACCCAACTATGAcccactctgctctctctgcaccTGCCAG AGACGAACAGTGATCTGTGATCCTGTAGTATGCCCACCACCAAGCTGTCCCCACCCGGTGCAGGCACTGGACCAGTGCTGTCCCGTGTGTCCAG AGAAACAACGCAGTAGAGACCTTCCCAGCCTACCACATCTAGAGCCAGGAGAAG GCTGCTATTTTGATGGCGACCGGAGCTGGAGGGCAGCGGGTACCCGATGGCACCCTGTCGTGCCCCCCTTTGGCCTAATTAAGTGTGCTGTCTGCACCTGCAAG GGGGCCACGGGAGAGGTGCACTGTGAGAAGGTGCAGTGTCCTCGCCTGGCCTGTGCTCAGCCCGTCCGTGCCAACCCCACCGACTGCTGCAAACAGTGTCCAG tagGGTCAGGGACTCATGCCAAGCTGGGAGACCCCATGCAGGCTGATGGGCCTCGTGGGTGTCgctttgctgggcagtggttcCCAGAGAATCAGAGCTGGCACCCATCAGTGCCCCCCTTTGGGGAGATGAGCTGTATTACCTGCAGATGTGGG GCAGGGGTACCTCACTGTGAACGGGAAGATTGTTCGTTGCCACTATCCTGCGGCTCAGGGAAGGAGAGTCGATGCTGTTCCCACTGCACAGCCCAAAGGT CCTCTGAGACTAGAACCCTTCCAGAGCTGGAGAAAGAAGCTGAACGCTCCTAG
- the Chrd gene encoding chordin isoform X1, with amino-acid sequence MPSLPAPPAPRLLLGLLLLGSRPAGGTGPEPPSLPIRSEKEPLPVRGAAGCSFGGKVYALDETWHPDLGEPFGVMRCVLCACEAPQWARRGRGPGRVSCKNIKPQCPTLACRQPRQLPGHCCQTCPQERSNLDPQPAGLVFEYPRDPEHRSYSDRGEPGVGERTRADGHTDFVALLTGPRSQAVARARVSLLRSSLRFSISYQRLDRPSRVRFTDPTGNILFEHPAAPTQDGLVCGVWRAVPRPSVRLLRAEQLRVALVTPTHPSGEVWGPLIWQGALAAETFSAILTLEDPQQWGVGGIALLTLSDTEDSLHFLLLFRGLLGGLAQVPLKLQILHEGQPLRELQANTSAQEPGFAEVLPSLTDQEMGWLVLGELQMVLEQASGPELRISGYITTRQSCDVLQSVLCGADALIPVQTGAAGSASFILLGNGSLIYQVQVVGTGSEVVAMTLETKPQRKNQRTVLCHMAGLQLGGHMAVGMCSGLGARGAHMLLQNELFLNIGTKDFPDGELRGHVTALCYSGHSARYDRLPVPLAGALVLPPVRSQAAGHAWLSLDTHCHLHYEVLLAGLGGSEQGTVTAHLLGPPGMPGPQRLLKGFYGSEAQGVVKDLEPVLLRHLAQGTASLLITTKNSPRGELRGQVHIASQCEVGGLRLASEGVRMPLSSNGEAAMSPILPAGPGPEAPVPAKHGSSGRPRDPNTCFFEGQQRPHGARWAPNYDPLCSLCTCQRRTVICDPVVCPPPSCPHPVQALDQCCPVCPEKQRSRDLPSLPHLEPGEGCYFDGDRSWRAAGTRWHPVVPPFGLIKCAVCTCKGATGEVHCEKVQCPRLACAQPVRANPTDCCKQCPVGSGTHAKLGDPMQADGPRGCRFAGQWFPENQSWHPSVPPFGEMSCITCRCGAGVPHCEREDCSLPLSCGSGKESRCCSHCTAQRSASETRTLPELEKEAERS; translated from the exons ATGCCGAGCCTCCCGGCCCCGCCGGCCCCGCGGCTGCTCCTCGGGTTGCTGCTGCTCGGCTCGCGGCCGGCCGGTGGCACTGGCCCTGAGCCCCCCTCACTGCCCATCCGTTCCGAGAAGGAGCCGCTGCCTGTCCGGGGAGCGGCAG GCTGCTCCTTCGGCGGGAAGGTCTATGCCTTGGACGAGACGTGGCACCCGGACCTGGGGGAGCCTTTTGGGGTGATGCGCTGCGTGCTGTGCGCCTGTGAAGCG CCTCAGTGGGCTCGCCGTGGGAGGGGCCCTGGCAGGGTCAGCTGCAAGAACATCAAACCTCAGTGCCCCACCCTGGCCTGCAGGCAGCCGCGCCAGCTGCCAGGACACTGCTGCCAGACCTGCCCGCAGG AGCGCAGCAATTTGGATCCACAGCCCGCTGGCCTGGTCTTCGAGTATCCAAGAGACCCAGAGCATCGCAGTTACAGCGATCGGGGGGAACCCGGCGTTGGGGAGCGGACACGTGCTGATGGCCACACGG ACTTCGTGGCGCTGCTGACAGGACCGAGGTCGCAGGCGGTAGCTCGTGCTCGAGTCTCTCTGCTGCGTTCAAGTTTACGCTTCTCTATCTCCTACCAGCG GCTGGACCGTCCCAGCAGGGTTCGGTTCACAGATCCCACAGGCAACATCCTGTTTGAACACCCTGCAGCCCCCACCCAGGATGGCCTG GTCTGTGGGGTATGGCGGGCAGTACCTCGACCGTCTGTGAGGCTCCTGAGAGCAGAGCAGCTGCGTGTAGCCCTTGTGACACCCACCCACCCTTCAGGAGAAGTCTGGGGGCCTCTCATTTGGCAGGGTGCTCTCGCTGCGG AGACCTTCAGTGCCATCCTGACCCTGGAAGACCCACAGCAGTGGGGTGTGGGGGGCATAGCCCTGCTCACTCTCAGTGACACAGAAGATTCCTTACATTTTTTGCTGCTCTTCCGGGGTCTGCTGGGAG GACTAGCTCAGGTTCCCTTGAAGCTTCAAATTCTCCACGAGGGGCAGCCACTTCGAGAGCTCCAGGCCAACACCTCAGCTCAG GAGCCAGGTTTTGCTGAGGTGCTGCCCAGCCTTACAGACCAAGAGATGGGCTGGTTGGTGCTGGGGGAGCTGCAGATGGTCCTAGAGCAGGCAAGTGGGCCAGAGCTACGCATCAGCGGATACATTACTACCAGGCAGAGCTGTGATG TCCTTCAAAGTGTACTTTGTGGGGCTGATGCCCTGATCCCAGTCCAGACGGGTGCCGCTGGCTCAGCCAGCTTCATACTGCTAGGAAATGGCTCCCTTATTTATCAG GTGCAAGTGGTAGGTACAGGTAGCGAGGTGGTGGCCATGACACTGGAGACCAAGCCTCAGCGGAAGAACCAGCGCACTGTCCTGTGCCACATGGCTGGACTCCAGCTGGGAGGACACATG GCTGTGGGTATGTGCTCTGGGCTGGGTGCCCGAGGGGCTCACATGCTGCTACAGAATGAGCTGTTCCTGAATATTGGTACCAAGGACTTCCCAGATGGAGAGCTTCGGGGGCATGTGACTGCCCTATGCTACAGTGGGCACAGTGCCCGCTATGACA GATTGCCTGTGCCTCTGGCAGGAGCACTAGTGCTGCCCCCTGTGCGGAGTCAGGCAGCAGGGCATGCCTGGCTCTCCTTGGATACACATTGTCACTTACACTATGAGGTTCTATTGGCTGGGCTTGGTGGCTCAGAGCAAGGGACTGTCACTGCTCACCTCCTCGGGCCTCCTGGGATGCCAGGACCCCAGCGGCTGCTGAAGGGATTCTATGGCTCAGAG GCTCAGGGTGTGGTAAAGGATCTGGAGCCTGTGCTGCTGCGGCACCTGGCACAGGGCACTGCCTCCCTGCTGATCACCACCAAGAATAGCCCCAGAGGAGAATTACGTGGTCAG GTGCACATTGCCAGTCAGTGTGAGGTGGGAGGCCTGCGCCTGGCCTCAGAAGGAGTGCGGATGCCCTTGTCTTCAAATGGAGAGGCAGCTATGTCACCCATTCTGCCTGCTGGGCCTGGCCCCGAAGCCCCAGTACCAGCCAAACATGGCAGCTCTGGGAGGCCCCGAGATCCTAACACATGTTTCTTCGAGGGGCAGCAGCGTCCCCACGGGGCTCGCTGGGCACCCAACTATGAcccactctgctctctctgcaccTGCCAG AGACGAACAGTGATCTGTGATCCTGTAGTATGCCCACCACCAAGCTGTCCCCACCCGGTGCAGGCACTGGACCAGTGCTGTCCCGTGTGTCCAG AGAAACAACGCAGTAGAGACCTTCCCAGCCTACCACATCTAGAGCCAGGAGAAG GCTGCTATTTTGATGGCGACCGGAGCTGGAGGGCAGCGGGTACCCGATGGCACCCTGTCGTGCCCCCCTTTGGCCTAATTAAGTGTGCTGTCTGCACCTGCAAG GGGGCCACGGGAGAGGTGCACTGTGAGAAGGTGCAGTGTCCTCGCCTGGCCTGTGCTCAGCCCGTCCGTGCCAACCCCACCGACTGCTGCAAACAGTGTCCAG tagGGTCAGGGACTCATGCCAAGCTGGGAGACCCCATGCAGGCTGATGGGCCTCGTGGGTGTCgctttgctgggcagtggttcCCAGAGAATCAGAGCTGGCACCCATCAGTGCCCCCCTTTGGGGAGATGAGCTGTATTACCTGCAGATGTGGG GCAGGGGTACCTCACTGTGAACGGGAAGATTGTTCGTTGCCACTATCCTGCGGCTCAGGGAAGGAGAGTCGATGCTGTTCCCACTGCACAGCCCAAAGGT CAGCCTCTGAGACTAGAACCCTTCCAGAGCTGGAGAAAGAAGCTGAACGCTCCTAG
- the Chrd gene encoding chordin isoform X4 has product MPSLPAPPAPRLLLGLLLLGSRPAGGTGPEPPSLPIRSEKEPLPVRGAAEPGAGITARATGQRPPAKPVPAGCSFGGKVYALDETWHPDLGEPFGVMRCVLCACEAPQWARRGRGPGRVSCKNIKPQCPTLACRQPRQLPGHCCQTCPQERSNLDPQPAGLVFEYPRDPEHRSYSDRGEPGVGERTRADGHTDFVALLTGPRSQAVARARVSLLRSSLRFSISYQRLDRPSRVRFTDPTGNILFEHPAAPTQDGLVCGVWRAVPRPSVRLLRAEQLRVALVTPTHPSGEVWGPLIWQGALAAETFSAILTLEDPQQWGVGGIALLTLSDTEDSLHFLLLFRGLLGGLAQVPLKLQILHEGQPLRELQANTSAQEPGFAEVLPSLTDQEMGWLVLGELQMVLEQASGPELRISGYITTRQSCDVLQSVLCGADALIPVQTGAAGSASFILLGNGSLIYQVQVVGTGSEVVAMTLETKPQRKNQRTVLCHMAGLQLGGHMAVGMCSGLGARGAHMLLQNELFLNIGTKDFPDGELRGHVTALCYSGHSARYDRLPVPLAGALVLPPVRSQAAGHAWLSLDTHCHLHYEVLLAGLGGSEQGTVTAHLLGPPGMPGPQRLLKGFYGSEAQGVVKDLEPVLLRHLAQGTASLLITTKNSPRGELRGQVHIASQCEVGGLRLASEGVRMPLSSNGEAAMSPILPAGPGPEAPVPAKHGSSGRPRDPNTCFFEGQQRPHGARWAPNYDPLCSLCTCQRRTVICDPVVCPPPSCPHPVQALDQCCPVCPEKQRSRDLPSLPHLEPGEGCYFDGDRSWRAAGTRWHPVVPPFGLIKCAVCTCKGATGEVHCEKVQCPRLACAQPVRANPTDCCKQCPVGSGTHAKLGDPMQADGPRGCRFAGQWFPENQSWHPSVPPFGEMSCITCRCGAGVPHCEREDCSLPLSCGSGKESRCCSHCTAQRSSETRTLPELEKEAERS; this is encoded by the exons ATGCCGAGCCTCCCGGCCCCGCCGGCCCCGCGGCTGCTCCTCGGGTTGCTGCTGCTCGGCTCGCGGCCGGCCGGTGGCACTGGCCCTGAGCCCCCCTCACTGCCCATCCGTTCCGAGAAGGAGCCGCTGCCTGTCCGGGGAGCGGCAG AGCCCGGAGCAGGCATTACGGCACGAGCAACCGGACAGCGGCCGCCAGCCAAGCCCGTCCCCGCAGGCTGCTCCTTCGGCGGGAAGGTCTATGCCTTGGACGAGACGTGGCACCCGGACCTGGGGGAGCCTTTTGGGGTGATGCGCTGCGTGCTGTGCGCCTGTGAAGCG CCTCAGTGGGCTCGCCGTGGGAGGGGCCCTGGCAGGGTCAGCTGCAAGAACATCAAACCTCAGTGCCCCACCCTGGCCTGCAGGCAGCCGCGCCAGCTGCCAGGACACTGCTGCCAGACCTGCCCGCAGG AGCGCAGCAATTTGGATCCACAGCCCGCTGGCCTGGTCTTCGAGTATCCAAGAGACCCAGAGCATCGCAGTTACAGCGATCGGGGGGAACCCGGCGTTGGGGAGCGGACACGTGCTGATGGCCACACGG ACTTCGTGGCGCTGCTGACAGGACCGAGGTCGCAGGCGGTAGCTCGTGCTCGAGTCTCTCTGCTGCGTTCAAGTTTACGCTTCTCTATCTCCTACCAGCG GCTGGACCGTCCCAGCAGGGTTCGGTTCACAGATCCCACAGGCAACATCCTGTTTGAACACCCTGCAGCCCCCACCCAGGATGGCCTG GTCTGTGGGGTATGGCGGGCAGTACCTCGACCGTCTGTGAGGCTCCTGAGAGCAGAGCAGCTGCGTGTAGCCCTTGTGACACCCACCCACCCTTCAGGAGAAGTCTGGGGGCCTCTCATTTGGCAGGGTGCTCTCGCTGCGG AGACCTTCAGTGCCATCCTGACCCTGGAAGACCCACAGCAGTGGGGTGTGGGGGGCATAGCCCTGCTCACTCTCAGTGACACAGAAGATTCCTTACATTTTTTGCTGCTCTTCCGGGGTCTGCTGGGAG GACTAGCTCAGGTTCCCTTGAAGCTTCAAATTCTCCACGAGGGGCAGCCACTTCGAGAGCTCCAGGCCAACACCTCAGCTCAG GAGCCAGGTTTTGCTGAGGTGCTGCCCAGCCTTACAGACCAAGAGATGGGCTGGTTGGTGCTGGGGGAGCTGCAGATGGTCCTAGAGCAGGCAAGTGGGCCAGAGCTACGCATCAGCGGATACATTACTACCAGGCAGAGCTGTGATG TCCTTCAAAGTGTACTTTGTGGGGCTGATGCCCTGATCCCAGTCCAGACGGGTGCCGCTGGCTCAGCCAGCTTCATACTGCTAGGAAATGGCTCCCTTATTTATCAG GTGCAAGTGGTAGGTACAGGTAGCGAGGTGGTGGCCATGACACTGGAGACCAAGCCTCAGCGGAAGAACCAGCGCACTGTCCTGTGCCACATGGCTGGACTCCAGCTGGGAGGACACATG GCTGTGGGTATGTGCTCTGGGCTGGGTGCCCGAGGGGCTCACATGCTGCTACAGAATGAGCTGTTCCTGAATATTGGTACCAAGGACTTCCCAGATGGAGAGCTTCGGGGGCATGTGACTGCCCTATGCTACAGTGGGCACAGTGCCCGCTATGACA GATTGCCTGTGCCTCTGGCAGGAGCACTAGTGCTGCCCCCTGTGCGGAGTCAGGCAGCAGGGCATGCCTGGCTCTCCTTGGATACACATTGTCACTTACACTATGAGGTTCTATTGGCTGGGCTTGGTGGCTCAGAGCAAGGGACTGTCACTGCTCACCTCCTCGGGCCTCCTGGGATGCCAGGACCCCAGCGGCTGCTGAAGGGATTCTATGGCTCAGAG GCTCAGGGTGTGGTAAAGGATCTGGAGCCTGTGCTGCTGCGGCACCTGGCACAGGGCACTGCCTCCCTGCTGATCACCACCAAGAATAGCCCCAGAGGAGAATTACGTGGTCAG GTGCACATTGCCAGTCAGTGTGAGGTGGGAGGCCTGCGCCTGGCCTCAGAAGGAGTGCGGATGCCCTTGTCTTCAAATGGAGAGGCAGCTATGTCACCCATTCTGCCTGCTGGGCCTGGCCCCGAAGCCCCAGTACCAGCCAAACATGGCAGCTCTGGGAGGCCCCGAGATCCTAACACATGTTTCTTCGAGGGGCAGCAGCGTCCCCACGGGGCTCGCTGGGCACCCAACTATGAcccactctgctctctctgcaccTGCCAG AGACGAACAGTGATCTGTGATCCTGTAGTATGCCCACCACCAAGCTGTCCCCACCCGGTGCAGGCACTGGACCAGTGCTGTCCCGTGTGTCCAG AGAAACAACGCAGTAGAGACCTTCCCAGCCTACCACATCTAGAGCCAGGAGAAG GCTGCTATTTTGATGGCGACCGGAGCTGGAGGGCAGCGGGTACCCGATGGCACCCTGTCGTGCCCCCCTTTGGCCTAATTAAGTGTGCTGTCTGCACCTGCAAG GGGGCCACGGGAGAGGTGCACTGTGAGAAGGTGCAGTGTCCTCGCCTGGCCTGTGCTCAGCCCGTCCGTGCCAACCCCACCGACTGCTGCAAACAGTGTCCAG tagGGTCAGGGACTCATGCCAAGCTGGGAGACCCCATGCAGGCTGATGGGCCTCGTGGGTGTCgctttgctgggcagtggttcCCAGAGAATCAGAGCTGGCACCCATCAGTGCCCCCCTTTGGGGAGATGAGCTGTATTACCTGCAGATGTGGG GCAGGGGTACCTCACTGTGAACGGGAAGATTGTTCGTTGCCACTATCCTGCGGCTCAGGGAAGGAGAGTCGATGCTGTTCCCACTGCACAGCCCAAAGGT CCTCTGAGACTAGAACCCTTCCAGAGCTGGAGAAAGAAGCTGAACGCTCCTAG
- the Chrd gene encoding chordin isoform X3 → MVPILQRRELRLRIAECDLFKVIWLVCGVWRAVPRPSVRLLRAEQLRVALVTPTHPSGEVWGPLIWQGALAAETFSAILTLEDPQQWGVGGIALLTLSDTEDSLHFLLLFRGLLGGLAQVPLKLQILHEGQPLRELQANTSAQEPGFAEVLPSLTDQEMGWLVLGELQMVLEQASGPELRISGYITTRQSCDVLQSVLCGADALIPVQTGAAGSASFILLGNGSLIYQVQVVGTGSEVVAMTLETKPQRKNQRTVLCHMAGLQLGGHMAVGMCSGLGARGAHMLLQNELFLNIGTKDFPDGELRGHVTALCYSGHSARYDRLPVPLAGALVLPPVRSQAAGHAWLSLDTHCHLHYEVLLAGLGGSEQGTVTAHLLGPPGMPGPQRLLKGFYGSEAQGVVKDLEPVLLRHLAQGTASLLITTKNSPRGELRGQVHIASQCEVGGLRLASEGVRMPLSSNGEAAMSPILPAGPGPEAPVPAKHGSSGRPRDPNTCFFEGQQRPHGARWAPNYDPLCSLCTCQRRTVICDPVVCPPPSCPHPVQALDQCCPVCPEKQRSRDLPSLPHLEPGEGCYFDGDRSWRAAGTRWHPVVPPFGLIKCAVCTCKGATGEVHCEKVQCPRLACAQPVRANPTDCCKQCPVGSGTHAKLGDPMQADGPRGCRFAGQWFPENQSWHPSVPPFGEMSCITCRCGAGVPHCEREDCSLPLSCGSGKESRCCSHCTAQRSASETRTLPELEKEAERS, encoded by the exons ATGgtgcccattttacagaggagggAACTGAGGCTCAGAATAGCAGAATGTGATTTGTTCAAGGTCATTTGGCTA GTCTGTGGGGTATGGCGGGCAGTACCTCGACCGTCTGTGAGGCTCCTGAGAGCAGAGCAGCTGCGTGTAGCCCTTGTGACACCCACCCACCCTTCAGGAGAAGTCTGGGGGCCTCTCATTTGGCAGGGTGCTCTCGCTGCGG AGACCTTCAGTGCCATCCTGACCCTGGAAGACCCACAGCAGTGGGGTGTGGGGGGCATAGCCCTGCTCACTCTCAGTGACACAGAAGATTCCTTACATTTTTTGCTGCTCTTCCGGGGTCTGCTGGGAG GACTAGCTCAGGTTCCCTTGAAGCTTCAAATTCTCCACGAGGGGCAGCCACTTCGAGAGCTCCAGGCCAACACCTCAGCTCAG GAGCCAGGTTTTGCTGAGGTGCTGCCCAGCCTTACAGACCAAGAGATGGGCTGGTTGGTGCTGGGGGAGCTGCAGATGGTCCTAGAGCAGGCAAGTGGGCCAGAGCTACGCATCAGCGGATACATTACTACCAGGCAGAGCTGTGATG TCCTTCAAAGTGTACTTTGTGGGGCTGATGCCCTGATCCCAGTCCAGACGGGTGCCGCTGGCTCAGCCAGCTTCATACTGCTAGGAAATGGCTCCCTTATTTATCAG GTGCAAGTGGTAGGTACAGGTAGCGAGGTGGTGGCCATGACACTGGAGACCAAGCCTCAGCGGAAGAACCAGCGCACTGTCCTGTGCCACATGGCTGGACTCCAGCTGGGAGGACACATG GCTGTGGGTATGTGCTCTGGGCTGGGTGCCCGAGGGGCTCACATGCTGCTACAGAATGAGCTGTTCCTGAATATTGGTACCAAGGACTTCCCAGATGGAGAGCTTCGGGGGCATGTGACTGCCCTATGCTACAGTGGGCACAGTGCCCGCTATGACA GATTGCCTGTGCCTCTGGCAGGAGCACTAGTGCTGCCCCCTGTGCGGAGTCAGGCAGCAGGGCATGCCTGGCTCTCCTTGGATACACATTGTCACTTACACTATGAGGTTCTATTGGCTGGGCTTGGTGGCTCAGAGCAAGGGACTGTCACTGCTCACCTCCTCGGGCCTCCTGGGATGCCAGGACCCCAGCGGCTGCTGAAGGGATTCTATGGCTCAGAG GCTCAGGGTGTGGTAAAGGATCTGGAGCCTGTGCTGCTGCGGCACCTGGCACAGGGCACTGCCTCCCTGCTGATCACCACCAAGAATAGCCCCAGAGGAGAATTACGTGGTCAG GTGCACATTGCCAGTCAGTGTGAGGTGGGAGGCCTGCGCCTGGCCTCAGAAGGAGTGCGGATGCCCTTGTCTTCAAATGGAGAGGCAGCTATGTCACCCATTCTGCCTGCTGGGCCTGGCCCCGAAGCCCCAGTACCAGCCAAACATGGCAGCTCTGGGAGGCCCCGAGATCCTAACACATGTTTCTTCGAGGGGCAGCAGCGTCCCCACGGGGCTCGCTGGGCACCCAACTATGAcccactctgctctctctgcaccTGCCAG AGACGAACAGTGATCTGTGATCCTGTAGTATGCCCACCACCAAGCTGTCCCCACCCGGTGCAGGCACTGGACCAGTGCTGTCCCGTGTGTCCAG AGAAACAACGCAGTAGAGACCTTCCCAGCCTACCACATCTAGAGCCAGGAGAAG GCTGCTATTTTGATGGCGACCGGAGCTGGAGGGCAGCGGGTACCCGATGGCACCCTGTCGTGCCCCCCTTTGGCCTAATTAAGTGTGCTGTCTGCACCTGCAAG GGGGCCACGGGAGAGGTGCACTGTGAGAAGGTGCAGTGTCCTCGCCTGGCCTGTGCTCAGCCCGTCCGTGCCAACCCCACCGACTGCTGCAAACAGTGTCCAG tagGGTCAGGGACTCATGCCAAGCTGGGAGACCCCATGCAGGCTGATGGGCCTCGTGGGTGTCgctttgctgggcagtggttcCCAGAGAATCAGAGCTGGCACCCATCAGTGCCCCCCTTTGGGGAGATGAGCTGTATTACCTGCAGATGTGGG GCAGGGGTACCTCACTGTGAACGGGAAGATTGTTCGTTGCCACTATCCTGCGGCTCAGGGAAGGAGAGTCGATGCTGTTCCCACTGCACAGCCCAAAGGT CAGCCTCTGAGACTAGAACCCTTCCAGAGCTGGAGAAAGAAGCTGAACGCTCCTAG